DNA sequence from the Persephonella sp. genome:
CGTTTCTGTTGATACTTACACAGAAACAGTTGATGTAACAATCACCTACTAATTAGTTAAAATAGGGGGTAAATCCCCCTTTAATCTCTTAATCTGAGGTGGGAAAAAATGAGAAAAAAAATAATAGGTGGGATTTTAGCAGGAGTTATTTTTGGGGGAGTAGCTGTAGCTGATACTGTGCCAGGATCGTCTGGAGATTTTGGCATAACAGCAAATGTTATACCAAACTGTGAAATACTAAGCGGAATTCCTGATCAAACAGTTCCCTATGATCCATTTGTTAACACAGATACTGACATAGTGTACACAGGTTTTAGCTTCAGATGTGTAACAGGAACTTCTGTAACTATTTATACAGAAAGCCAGAACAACCCTGGAGGAAACTTCGGGCATCTTGTTAACACCTCAGACCCGTCAGAAATTCTCCAGTACAGAGTTTCTCTGACTGTAGCTTATCCTTCAGGACCTGTTGTGACTGAGGGTAACCTGTTCCAGAACTCATTAAGTTTTGTTGCTCCTAACCCTAATCCACCTGCAATCACTGTTGAAACAGTTATAATACCAGCTAACCAGAACATTGCTGCTGGGACTTACACAGACACAGTAACATTAAATATACAGTACTAAGAATTGGAGGGAGGAATGGAAAAGTTTAGGGCAAAGATATATATTTTTCCATTCCTCTTCCTTTTAATCTTTTCATCTGTTA
Encoded proteins:
- a CDS encoding spore coat protein U domain-containing protein, whose protein sequence is MRKKIIGGILAGVIFGGVAVADTVPGSSGDFGITANVIPNCEILSGIPDQTVPYDPFVNTDTDIVYTGFSFRCVTGTSVTIYTESQNNPGGNFGHLVNTSDPSEILQYRVSLTVAYPSGPVVTEGNLFQNSLSFVAPNPNPPAITVETVIIPANQNIAAGTYTDTVTLNIQY